A window of Onychomys torridus chromosome 15, mOncTor1.1, whole genome shotgun sequence genomic DNA:
CCTCCAAGAGGAGGCTGGAAGATCTGACTACCAAGACTTTAAAGGGTTTGGAAGGCAGCAGCGGGCTTTGGAGAGGTAAGACTACCTCCCAAGTCGCTCCAAAGGTTTGATGAATTTGGCTCCGGATGCCTGGCCACCACGTTCTCCACGTGCCCCATCAGCTCCCTTCTACCCTCTTCACCTCCAGCCCGATCTGGGACAACTTCATTACCTGCTCACAAAGTCTCAGGTTTGGGCACGCTGTGCAGCCGAGGTGGCAGGGGTGCCAGCAAGGCTGTCGACAGCCGCGCCAGCAAGGAGCCGCGGCTTCCACCTCCCCAGTAGCGCGCGGGGTCCTGCACGCGGCCACTGCGCTGGGCCACCGCGCTCGGCGAGCCCTGGCGCCCCGCCCACCCCCGGCGAGGCCACACCCCCGGCAAGGAGCTTTTTAGCCCTTGGCAGGCACCGTAGTCAGCCTCCAACTGGCTGGGCCTCGCTCCGGGCTGCGGTGGCGAGTGAGCTGCTCCCGCTGCCCGTTTGAGGGCGATCCTGGGCTTCCCACGCATCACTCCCAGCCTCTGCAGTGGGACCCCGGAGCAGGGCAGCGTCGCCCCGCGTCTCTGCCCCACGGCAGCGGCCTGCGTGACTGCCTTGGCGCTGCGGCTGCAGAAGCTGcggcagcctgggctgcagcctTGGCACGCTGCGGATCCGAGGAGAGGGCGCGGGAGCAGGCGATCTGGGCAGCGTCGCCGCGTCCTATCCGCGCTCCCTTCCGCGTCCCCGCCCCTCGTTCGCGCCTCCTCCGGGGCTGAGAGGGTGGTACGCCGCCGCACACTGCGGCAGCGCCGGGTCCCGGACTGCCCGTGGGAGGCACACCCACCTCTCCCGGCCGCACCCCTGCGCAGCAGCATGTCCGCGCTCGAGTGGTACGCCCACAAGTCTCTGGGTGATGGCATCTTCTGGATTCAAGAACGCTTCTACGAGTCAGGCAACCGCGCCAACATCTGGCTGGTGCGCGGCTCGGAGCAAGACGTGGTGATCGACACGGGCCTGGGGCTGCGCAGCCTCCCGGAGTACCTCTACTCCTCCGGCCTCTTGCAGGACTGCGGGGCGAAGGAGGATGCGGGGCGCCGGCCGCTGCTGGCCGTGGCCACCCACGTGCATTTCGATCACTCGGGCGGTCTCTACCAGTTCGACCAGGTGGCTGTGCACCGCGCCGAGGCCGAGGCCCTGGCTCGCGGGGACAACTTTGAGACCGTGACCTGGCTCTCTGACAGCGAGGTGGTGCGGGCCCCCAGCCCCGGCTGGAGGGCCAGGCAGTTCCGAGTGCAGGCAGTGCAGCCCACCCTCATTCTGCAGGATGGTAATGGGCCCCGCGGGCGCGCGCTGTCGctgagggaggggcttggggagCGTGTGCAGCATGTTGCAGACCTCCGTGGGCTACCTTGGCACTGTTGGGGTACAGTGTGTCTCACCCTTTGCTGGGTGAACGCCGGTTTGAGCAGAGCCAAGGCCCTGCCAGCCTTCTCTGCCAGGAGATGCACTCTGCAACTGTGTGGCTGGCACCACCCCCATTCAATTCTGTGTTGGCTACAGTAGTAACACTGCAGAGACTTGTGACTGGAGATTTTCCTGTCTTCCCCAAGCACGGGTCGAACATCTCCAGCTTTTGTAACGAGTAGGCTTTTAAGGAATGGCACCTTGTGAACGGAGTGTTAATGTTCTGTGCTTTGAAAACTGCTGCTTCATGTGCGTGCTCACCTCCGAGTGCCTAGGAGTCCCACCTGTAGGCTTAGAAAGCTAGAGAGCCGTGGTTCGAATcatttcatccatccatccctttCCGATGGGTTTGTTTCCTTATTATTGTcccacaagaagaaagaaaagcttgaCAGTGAACACAGACGTAGGAGAGCAGATAATGACAAATATCTGGTCTGCCTGAGAGCAAGGCCTACGAAAGACCAATAAGGGAGTCGTTTCCGGTGGATCCAGTAAGTGCTAACGCAGAGACTTCATTCTCTTTGGTCCGATGAAATTGATAGAACAGAGCAAAATAGAGTAGCCCCAAACCCCCTTCTCTCCATGCAGGAACTGCAGTAATTGGACCAATTAGTGACAGCAACAGTACTTGGCAGGTtaatttcatattctctttttaggatttatttttaaattttattcacatAACACTTGTGAAGTGAGGCCAGAGACCCCCGATTAAATTGTCTCGCCTAGAGTCCATGGAACAGAATCATGATCAAAGCTAGGGCCTGACCCAAGGCATAGTAGAGGAAagcacacataacacacataaatCCTACGCATGAGATATGATAATTGTGAGTAGATTTTGCAAGTCACTTTTTCGGCGTTAATCATTTTAATTGCCTACACACTCCTCTGTAATGTTAAAAAAATCCAGTTGCATTATAATGGTTCTTACTAAGAACTAAAcaatatgtaaataataaaatattttacaaaaatgcATTTATCCCAAgggatataatatatgatattAAAAAGCATGAAATTCTAATCCCTTACACCCAACTAACAGGTCCCTTCATTAAAGTTTTAAGtctgaagatttcttttttaaaaactgctttgaCAGTTTGggatttaaaatatacatttacattagataatttttattactatatttcttcttaaaaaatgaTGGTTTCAGGGTTAAAATTTCCAAGCCCTTGACAGGTAGTCAAAGTAAACTCTGGCACGCAACCTAAAAGATATTTACttagctgagtgtggtagcacatgtctttaatcccagcacttgagaaacagaggcaggcagatctctgtgagtttgaggacagcctggtctacatagtgagttccagaaagaaaaagaaaataatttgaaaggtaagtggcacaagcctataatctcagcacttaagaggctgaggcaagttcaaagccaccaaagaatttaaaattaaaaataccctctttctacacagaggaaacaggtctcaaaaaaccaaaatattttacattaacattaaaatatattaaattgtttaaaagacaaatattttatttgtttactttttattattgcCAGCAATAGGAAGTCAAGGGAAAAAGAACAGTGGggaaccagtgagatggctggATAGGTAAAGACACTTcctgccaagcctgccaacctgagtttcatccctgggtcccacatggtagaaggaaagccCTACTCCAGCAGGTAGACAGCCACATACACAGCTTGAGACATAAGTGTGGCTAAGACTGGTAGGGTTATTGTTAAGGCAAAGAGAAGATGGCTAAATATCCTGCCTTGATCAACTAGACTGGTTAGACCCTGGGATTATAACTGGAGGTTTCCCAAATCCCAGTTGGTGGTAATCCTGACATTTTTGGAGCTGGAAAAGTACTGTAAACTACTGGTGTGTGGTGCTTTGAGACTTGTTTTGATGGTGACAGGATGGTGTGTGGAAAGCTGCTTCTCATTAAGACAAGGATGCCTCCCCTTCTCGAGCAGCATCTGATCTCTCATCTCAAGAATATTAATTTCCTGTCTTCTGAAGGATGTGGGCTGCTAACTGGGTATTAACACAGCTCAGATGTCTGGAAGGAGATGtaagatatttatattaaaaattcatatatatttgcacacacacactcatgtagcTGTAACAGAACAGCTCTGGTTAGAGTACAAGTGGGCAAAAATCATTTACTACATTTCGTTAAGTGAATTGATAGAGCATAAATCTGCACTGTATCTCTAACCTAAAAGCTACCTTCTAAGTGAAGGTCAAGGAGGTTAGCTATCTCATCCAGTGCATTAGCCTTGAGAGAAAACAATTCTAACAGGGAAATAGTATCTTTCTGTAAGATGAGGACAATGGACCTGAGATGGAGCCCCAGCCTTTTAACAAGAACATATCACTGTCTATATTTTTTACAGTATTCCAGTGATTCAATTTCAAGTGATTTTTCCTTTTGTCCCTTTGTCCTCCTTATCCCTATCTAAACAGTTTGCTTAAAGTCATCAAGATAAATTACCTCAGAGTAGTGGTTTCAGGTAGACTTACATCATTTAtcgaagttaaaaacaaaaaatgcatctACCAGAACAAGGTGAACAGGCATGTAATTTGTACCCCTCGTGAGACCTCCTGGAACTGTGGGTGTCTCTGTGACCACCAAGGCCAGCAGAATGTCCATCTCGGAGAGATGAGGCAGTTCTGTTTAACACaactcagtagccagtgttggttcacaCTTCCA
This region includes:
- the Mblac2 gene encoding metallo-beta-lactamase domain-containing protein 2, with amino-acid sequence MSALEWYAHKSLGDGIFWIQERFYESGNRANIWLVRGSEQDVVIDTGLGLRSLPEYLYSSGLLQDCGAKEDAGRRPLLAVATHVHFDHSGGLYQFDQVAVHRAEAEALARGDNFETVTWLSDSEVVRAPSPGWRARQFRVQAVQPTLILQDGDVINLGDRQLTVMHMPGHSRGSICLHDKDRKVLFSGDVVYDGSLIDWLPYSRISDYVGTCERLIELVDSGLVEKVLPGHFNTFGAERLFRLASNYISKAGICHKVSTFAMRSLASLALRVTNSRISP